Proteins from one Panicum virgatum strain AP13 chromosome 7K, P.virgatum_v5, whole genome shotgun sequence genomic window:
- the LOC120642871 gene encoding uncharacterized protein LOC120642871 yields the protein MVDKYLEWPEIHVDPKWKEDWFYIGNPSPSLPEFSLKPPMYFREWVLMNSASSEDQVEELLGLIFYLREMKVTAASVVFNWKQRQIQPLEKRKNFGFQYEGTEDSSRFSTEPEERVQGLRIIRSIFPDQLNVPYVPTVFRSSNPPSQVDVGVFKSDPPIPSSIEAKN from the exons ATGGTTGATAAGTATCTGGAGTGGCCCGAGATTCATGTTGATCCAAAATGGAAAGAGGATTGGTTTTATATTGGTAATCCTTCTCCTTCTCTGCCTGAGTTTTCTCTGAAGCCACCCATGTACTTTCGCGAGTGGGTGCTGATGAACAGTGCAAGTAGTGAGGATCAAGTAGAGGAATTATTGGGCCTCATATTCTATCTGCGTGAGATGAAAGTAACAGCAGCATCTGTTGTCTTCAATTGGAAACAACGCCAAATTCAGCCATTGGAGAAACGAAAAAATTTTggtttccagtatgagggtaCTGAAGATAGTTCCCGGTTCTCTACAGAGCCAGAGGAGCGAGTACAAGGGTTGAGGATAATTCGAAGCATATTTCCAGATCAACTCAATGTTCCATATGTGCCCACTGTGTTTCGCTCCAGCAATCCTCCTTCGCAG GTGGATGTGGGGGTTTTCAAGAGTGATCCTCCTATCCCCAGTTCCATTGAAGCGAAGAACTAG